Proteins from one Desmodus rotundus isolate HL8 chromosome 9, HLdesRot8A.1, whole genome shotgun sequence genomic window:
- the LOC139440275 gene encoding proline-rich protein 36-like has product MCLLVLGLRPRLWLPEPHKVNKPSATKEIKGGWGQLGLGKARKDKADSPAGPQATGQQGTGLALPGRQQEPPRPTGGFRGLHWETQEPPRQGTLRGAGRWAPWPETLDLPVTGASRDGRPMSDGPRCGQQARGQEEGPPGRDAALATRSSAGHLFHPELGSGALQLASGGARRLPQSTDAHPPPRLGTRASPRSPSPPRGSPLPFLSVSEPNPDSPGAPANFLFFPPCGRREAVPPVPSAQRVAYPARVRGPRSPLSGTLCGRGRPAPRPLLSAASFSKTNIFLFTRDYRLSAVLLIPLRPVSLATACSRSDNSPSPIILTHNAPCCNFDEPVTSKALKSSDPITHISTPIFTTRSVRSLGEEGSRPNRWESGRGGSQVWGTSRRPAVAWAVPRSYSGLVPRSRSSSSSSPLCGPTRAQGGPGPPARLAPGPARTRTHPNCAAACGGACGPSPLQARGEERGTAGAPNRAAGSGSRCPPRPRGRSHRGSGAALDLRGCTLGPQLPPPPSLPAGTPPPLTSTLSISLRLPPPVEGVSRVPRLRGPRTLSPVRAAAPPPRGPVPSPRPSVPPAAPGREPAWFRLEGREERAGGPAAPRDSHPRLDIQDGTPRALARPPRDAPPRGLPGRGRFQTAARTEPAAAPGPHTPTRPSPAPRARAVSSPGAAPSGGPRAAAPRAVCGHAQHTFSHLRAPARVACACCRVWAPWRRPAPPALSRPLCPTAPARRGAGNSGLGVGPEVTGEGRPCAPTRRRPGAAQAAGRCFASL; this is encoded by the exons ATGTGCCTTCTGGTCCTGGGCCTCAG GCCCAGACTCTGGCTCCCAGAGCCTCACAAAGTAAATAAGCCAAGtgcaaccaaggagataaaagggGGCTGGGGCCAGCTGGGGCTGGGAAAAGCCCGTAAAGATAAGGCTGACAGCCCGGCTGGTCCTCAGGCCACGGGGCAGCAGGGAACAGGGCTCGCCCTGCCTGGCCGGCAACAGGAACCCCCTCGGCCCACGGGCGGGTTCCGGGGCCTCCACTGGGAAACCCAGGAGCCCCCGCGCCAGGGGACTCTGCGAGGCGCGGGTCGTTGGGCGCCCTGGCCCGAGACGCTGGATTTGCCTGTGACTGGTGCCAGTCGGGATGGGCGCCCAATGTCGGATGGTCCAAGGTGCGGCCAGCAAGCgcggggccaggaggaggggccgCCGGGCCGCGATGCCGCCTTGGCCACTAGGTCCTCTGCGGGACACTTGTTCCACCCCGAGCTGGGCAGCGGCGCCCTCCAGCTCGCGTCGGGCGGAGCCCGTCGGCTGCCCCAGTCCACTGACGCCCATCCACCGCCCAGGCTTGGGACCAGGGCCTCGCCGcgctctccttcccctcctcggGGTtcacctcttcctttcctctcggTCAGCGAGCCAAATCCCGACAGCCCAGGAGCTCCCgctaatttcctcttcttcccgCCCTGCGGGCGCAGAGAGGCCGTCCCGCCGGTCCCCTCGGCACAGCGGGTCGCGTACCCAGCCCGAGTCCGCGGCCCGCGCTCGCCCCTCTCGGGGACCCTCTGCGGGCGCGGCCGGCCGGCTCCGCGCCCGCTGCTTTCAGCAGCCTCGTTTTCCAAGacgaacatttttcttttcactcgGGATTACCG TCTGAGCGCTGTGTTACTTATCCCGCTTCGCCCTGTTTCTTTGGCAACTGCTTGCTCACGCTCTGACAATTCTCCATCACCGATCATTCTTACACACAATGCTCCTTGCTGTAATTTTGACGAGCCTGTTACATCAAAGGCTCTGAAGTCCAGTGATCCCATCACACACATTTCTACACCGATATTTACC ACCCGGTCGGTCCGGTCACTGGGAGAGGAGGGCTCACGCCCCAACCGCTGGGAATCGGGCCGAGGCGGCAGCCAGGTCTGGGGCACTTCTCGCCGCCCTGCTGTCGCCTGGGCCGTCCCGAGGTCCTACTCAGGTCTCGTTCCTCGCTCACGTTCGAGCTCATCTTCCTCCCCACTGTGCGGGCCAACCCGGGCTCAGGGTGGCCCCGGTCCGCCCGCCCGGCTCGCCCCCGGCCCCGCCAGAACCCGCACTCACCCTAACTGCGCTGCCGCATGCGGAGGCGCCTGCGGCCCGAGTCCACTGCAGGCTCGGGGCGAGGAACGCGGGACAGCTGGGGCTCCGAATCGGGCCGCTGGGTCAGGATCCCGCTGCCCGCCGCGCCCTCGGGGCCGGTCACATCGCGGCTCTGGAGCGGCCCTTGATCTCCGAGGCTGCACTTTGGGGCCTCAGCTCCCTCCtccgccctccctccctgcgGGGACGCCCCCCCCTCTGACGTCGACGCTGTCAATCAGTCTGCGCCTGCCGCCCCCCGTGGAGGGGGTCTCGAGGGTCCCCAGGCTCCGCGGCCCCAGGACCCTGAGCCCGGTGCGGGCCGCCGCTCCCCCACCGCGCGGCCCGGTGCCCTCCCCGCGGCCCTCGGTCCCGCCGGCCGCGCCGGGCCGGGAGCCCGCATGGTTTAGATTAGAGGGGCGGGAAGAGCGGGCGGGAGGCCCGGCCGCGCCGCGCGACTCCCACCCGAGGCTCGACATCCAGGACGGCACGCCCCGAGCGCTGGCGCGGCCGCCGCGGGACGCTCCTCCGCGGGGCCTGCCCGGCCGGGGCCGCTTCCAGACCGCCGCCCGCACGGAGCCGGCCGCGGCCCCCGGCCCGCACACCCCCACGCGTCCGAGCCCCGCTCCCAGGGCGCGCGCGGTTTCCTCGCCCGGCGCTGCCCCGTCCGGGGGCCCACGCGCCGCAGCCCCGCGCGCCGTCTGCGGCCATGCCCAGCACACATTCTCACACCTACGCGCTCCGGCCCGCGTCGCCTGCGCCTGCTGTCGGGTCTGGGCACCGTGGCGACGGCCGGCACCGCCTGCTCTGAGCCGGCCCCTCTGCCCAACGGCCCCTGCTCGTCGGGGCGCAGGGAACAGCGGGCTGGGAGTCGGCCCGGAGGTCACGGGGGAGGGCAGGCCTTGCGCTCCGACCAGGAGGAGGCCTGGAGCTGCGCAGGCGGCAGGGAGGTGCTTCGCCAGCCTCTGA